The proteins below are encoded in one region of Balaenoptera ricei isolate mBalRic1 chromosome 6, mBalRic1.hap2, whole genome shotgun sequence:
- the TPRN gene encoding taperin isoform X2 encodes MAGLGRPGPGPRATMPAWKREILERKRAKLAAFGGGAAPGAGAGAEEPAGPAAEPLVLAESLGPLRENPFMRLESERRHGARRGGGAGAAGPGARPAQQLLELYRCVPGVRTIRADNILIIESAPGFPSAPGPGPGPAPAARIRAAEVLVYEAPPPPGRVSRLLQKFDPPPAPCRRGSPERGRPVPPPSPGPALVPRVGERAACFQPEPERCGAGPGPGPRRSDFLHKTGSNSFTVHPRGLRRSAGTRPLPNGPAAPERRAGAANGLTGSAPGPGEWKPKVESGEAPAHPPPSPGTPSATPAAPPALPTLSPASATPSQRQWVSAATSANDSFEILPASKPDMDTIPAGDLQARALASLRMNSRNSFVFIPKRKTSRAPPAEGRQSVGPPEGEVGWASQHQEREAQQVPGADGVFAGGRSPSGVEEGGCPMPATALVDWTVRWQRLSSPPPSPLVATEAEPAQGFGVPGLTKNGREPGRPGLPVTFIDEVDSEDEVPQEAKLPCPRAAAPPQYHPHPTGPGHLSELQHRGGNTFTVVPKRKPGALQANGEARPREAEEEGPGSLSEPPAALGTSVKKRYPTVHEIEVIGGYLALQKSCLTKAGSSRKKMKISFNDKSLQTTFEYPPESSLQEEEAEAEKGREEEEENEEEEEEGEEEEEESSSDTAAEKPFVLFLPRATFVNSVGPESPRLPDGSSGLSSYTPKHSVAFSKWQERALERAPSTEEPPSKEVMLTPAGQNDLTDFRSEPALYF; translated from the exons ATGGCAGGCCTGGGGCGGCCGGGCCCGGGGCCCCGCGCCACGATGCCCGCCTGGAAGCGAGAGATCCTGGAGCGGAAGCGGGCCAAGCTGGCGGCCTTTGGCGGGGGCGCGGCGCCGGGCGCCGGCGCGGGCGCGGAGGAGCCCGCGGGGCCGGCGGCCGAGCCGCTGGTGCTGGCCGAGAGCCTGGGCCCGCTGCGCGAGAACCCGTTCATGCGGCTCGAGTCGGAGCGGCGGCACGGGGCGCGGCGCGGCGGGGGCGCCGGcgcggcggggccgggggcgcggCCCGCGCAACAGCTGCTGGAGCTGTACCGCTGCGTGCCCGGCGTGCGCACCATCCGCGCCGACAACATCCTCATTATCGAGTCGGCGCCCGGCTTCCCTTCCGCTCCCGGTCCCGGCCCCGGGCCGGCCCCGGCCGCCCGCATCCGCGCCGCCGAGGTGCTCGTGTACGAGGCGCCGCCGCCTCCCGGCCGCGTTAGCCGCCTGCTCCAGAAGTTCGACCCGCCGCCCGCGCCGTGCCGCCGCGGGAGCCCGGAGCGCGGCCGCCCCGTACCGCCGCCCTCCCCGGGTCCGGCCCTGGTCCCGCGCGTGGGCGAGCGCGCCGCCTGCTTCCAGCCCGAGCCCGAGCGCTGCGGCGCAGGCCCCGGCCCCGGGCCCCGGCGCAGCGACTTCCTGCACAAGACCGGCAGCAACTCCTTTACTGTCCATCCACGGGGCCTGCGCCGCAGCGCGGGCACTCGCCCACTCCCCAACGGGCCCGCGGCCCCTGAGCGCCGGGCCGGCGCTGCCAACGGCCTCACGGGCTCCGCGCCTGGGCCGGGCGAGTGGAAGCCAAAGGTGGAGTCGGGGGAGGCCcccgcccaccctccccccagccccggaACCCCCAGTGCCACTCCAGCCGCGCCCCCGGCATTGCCCACGCTCAGCCCTGCCAGTGCCACTCCCAGCCAGCGCCAGTGGGTCTCCGCGGCCACCAGCGCCAACGACTCCTTCGAGATACTGCCGGCCTCCAAGCCAGACATGGACACGATCCCTGCCGGGGACCTCCAGGCCCGGGCTCTGGCCAGCCTTCGCATGAACTCTCGAAACTCTTTCGTGTTCATCCCCAAGCGCAAGACTTCCCGGGCCCCTCCTGCGGAAGGGAGGCAGTCCGTGGGGCCTCCAGAGGGAGAAGTTGGCTGGGCCTCCCAGCACCAGGAGCGTGAAGCCCAGCAGGTGCCTGGAGCAGATGGTGTATTTGCCGGTGGGAGGAGCCCCTCGGGGGTCGAGGAGGGAGGCTGCCCCATGCCAGCCACTGCCCTCGTGGACTGGACCGTTCGGTGGCAGAGGCTGTCCTCACCACCCCCGTCCCCACTGGTCGCCACTGAAGCTGAGCCTGCCCAGGGCTTTGGGGTTCCTGGCTTGACCAAGAATGGCAGGGAGCCTGGGAGGCCAGGGCTGCCCGTCACCTTCATTGATGAGGTGGACTCGGAGGACGAGGTTCCCCAAGAAGCCAAACTGCCCTGCCCCAGGGCTGCTGCGCCTCCCCAGTACCACCCGCATCCCACTGGGCCTGGGCACCTGTCAGAGCTCCAGCACCGAGGTGGCAACACCTTCACGGTGGTGCCCAAGAGGAAGCCAGGGGCCCTGCAGGCCAACGGGGAGGCCAGGCCGAGGGAGGCTGAGGAAGAGGGACCGGGCAGCCTTTCGGAGCCCCCTGCTGCCTTGGGGACCTCAGTGAAGAAGCGCTACCCCACTGTGCATGAGATTGAGGTGATTGGCGGCTACCTGGCCCTGCAGAAGTCCTGTCTCACCAAGGCCGGCTCTTCAAGAAAAAAG ATGAAGATCTCCTTCAACGACAAGAGCCTGCAGACTACGTTTGAGTACCCCCCCGAGAGCTCCCTgcaggaggaagaggcagaggccgagaaggggagggaggaagaggaggagaacgaagaggaggaggaggagggggaggaggaggaggaggagtccaGCTCAGACACGGCAGCGGAGAAGCCCTTTGTGCTCTTCCTGCCCCGAGCCACGTTCGTGAACAGCGTGGGCCCCGAGAGCCCTCGGCTGCCGGACGGCAGCTCCG GCCTGTCCAGCTACACTCCGAAGCACTCCGTGGCCTTCAGCAAGTGGCAGGAGCGGGCGCTGGAGCGCGCGCCGAGCACGGAGGAGCCCCCGTCCAAGGAGGTCATG CTCACCCCTGCCGGTCAGAATGACCTCACGGACTTCCGAAGCGAGCCAGCCCTCTACTTCTGA
- the TPRN gene encoding taperin isoform X1: MAGLGRPGPGPRATMPAWKREILERKRAKLAAFGGGAAPGAGAGAEEPAGPAAEPLVLAESLGPLRENPFMRLESERRHGARRGGGAGAAGPGARPAQQLLELYRCVPGVRTIRADNILIIESAPGFPSAPGPGPGPAPAARIRAAEVLVYEAPPPPGRVSRLLQKFDPPPAPCRRGSPERGRPVPPPSPGPALVPRVGERAACFQPEPERCGAGPGPGPRRSDFLHKTGSNSFTVHPRGLRRSAGTRPLPNGPAAPERRAGAANGLTGSAPGPGEWKPKVESGEAPAHPPPSPGTPSATPAAPPALPTLSPASATPSQRQWVSAATSANDSFEILPASKPDMDTIPAGDLQARALASLRMNSRNSFVFIPKRKTSRAPPAEGRQSVGPPEGEVGWASQHQEREAQQVPGADGVFAGGRSPSGVEEGGCPMPATALVDWTVRWQRLSSPPPSPLVATEAEPAQGFGVPGLTKNGREPGRPGLPVTFIDEVDSEDEVPQEAKLPCPRAAAPPQYHPHPTGPGHLSELQHRGGNTFTVVPKRKPGALQANGEARPREAEEEGPGSLSEPPAALGTSVKKRYPTVHEIEVIGGYLALQKSCLTKAGSSRKKMKISFNDKSLQTTFEYPPESSLQEEEAEAEKGREEEEENEEEEEEGEEEEEESSSDTAAEKPFVLFLPRATFVNSVGPESPRLPDGSSGLSSYTPKHSVAFSKWQERALERAPSTEEPPSKEVMVSSSPLPVRMTSRTSEASQPSTSEPCPTRTAKAEPQVPGSCTPSAPPGLPSHIPLSLPGASQVGRYSRSEPGAPGTHSTPARGHCLWGRGGVLLYAMPSGCRVRLGWGLTGP, encoded by the exons ATGGCAGGCCTGGGGCGGCCGGGCCCGGGGCCCCGCGCCACGATGCCCGCCTGGAAGCGAGAGATCCTGGAGCGGAAGCGGGCCAAGCTGGCGGCCTTTGGCGGGGGCGCGGCGCCGGGCGCCGGCGCGGGCGCGGAGGAGCCCGCGGGGCCGGCGGCCGAGCCGCTGGTGCTGGCCGAGAGCCTGGGCCCGCTGCGCGAGAACCCGTTCATGCGGCTCGAGTCGGAGCGGCGGCACGGGGCGCGGCGCGGCGGGGGCGCCGGcgcggcggggccgggggcgcggCCCGCGCAACAGCTGCTGGAGCTGTACCGCTGCGTGCCCGGCGTGCGCACCATCCGCGCCGACAACATCCTCATTATCGAGTCGGCGCCCGGCTTCCCTTCCGCTCCCGGTCCCGGCCCCGGGCCGGCCCCGGCCGCCCGCATCCGCGCCGCCGAGGTGCTCGTGTACGAGGCGCCGCCGCCTCCCGGCCGCGTTAGCCGCCTGCTCCAGAAGTTCGACCCGCCGCCCGCGCCGTGCCGCCGCGGGAGCCCGGAGCGCGGCCGCCCCGTACCGCCGCCCTCCCCGGGTCCGGCCCTGGTCCCGCGCGTGGGCGAGCGCGCCGCCTGCTTCCAGCCCGAGCCCGAGCGCTGCGGCGCAGGCCCCGGCCCCGGGCCCCGGCGCAGCGACTTCCTGCACAAGACCGGCAGCAACTCCTTTACTGTCCATCCACGGGGCCTGCGCCGCAGCGCGGGCACTCGCCCACTCCCCAACGGGCCCGCGGCCCCTGAGCGCCGGGCCGGCGCTGCCAACGGCCTCACGGGCTCCGCGCCTGGGCCGGGCGAGTGGAAGCCAAAGGTGGAGTCGGGGGAGGCCcccgcccaccctccccccagccccggaACCCCCAGTGCCACTCCAGCCGCGCCCCCGGCATTGCCCACGCTCAGCCCTGCCAGTGCCACTCCCAGCCAGCGCCAGTGGGTCTCCGCGGCCACCAGCGCCAACGACTCCTTCGAGATACTGCCGGCCTCCAAGCCAGACATGGACACGATCCCTGCCGGGGACCTCCAGGCCCGGGCTCTGGCCAGCCTTCGCATGAACTCTCGAAACTCTTTCGTGTTCATCCCCAAGCGCAAGACTTCCCGGGCCCCTCCTGCGGAAGGGAGGCAGTCCGTGGGGCCTCCAGAGGGAGAAGTTGGCTGGGCCTCCCAGCACCAGGAGCGTGAAGCCCAGCAGGTGCCTGGAGCAGATGGTGTATTTGCCGGTGGGAGGAGCCCCTCGGGGGTCGAGGAGGGAGGCTGCCCCATGCCAGCCACTGCCCTCGTGGACTGGACCGTTCGGTGGCAGAGGCTGTCCTCACCACCCCCGTCCCCACTGGTCGCCACTGAAGCTGAGCCTGCCCAGGGCTTTGGGGTTCCTGGCTTGACCAAGAATGGCAGGGAGCCTGGGAGGCCAGGGCTGCCCGTCACCTTCATTGATGAGGTGGACTCGGAGGACGAGGTTCCCCAAGAAGCCAAACTGCCCTGCCCCAGGGCTGCTGCGCCTCCCCAGTACCACCCGCATCCCACTGGGCCTGGGCACCTGTCAGAGCTCCAGCACCGAGGTGGCAACACCTTCACGGTGGTGCCCAAGAGGAAGCCAGGGGCCCTGCAGGCCAACGGGGAGGCCAGGCCGAGGGAGGCTGAGGAAGAGGGACCGGGCAGCCTTTCGGAGCCCCCTGCTGCCTTGGGGACCTCAGTGAAGAAGCGCTACCCCACTGTGCATGAGATTGAGGTGATTGGCGGCTACCTGGCCCTGCAGAAGTCCTGTCTCACCAAGGCCGGCTCTTCAAGAAAAAAG ATGAAGATCTCCTTCAACGACAAGAGCCTGCAGACTACGTTTGAGTACCCCCCCGAGAGCTCCCTgcaggaggaagaggcagaggccgagaaggggagggaggaagaggaggagaacgaagaggaggaggaggagggggaggaggaggaggaggagtccaGCTCAGACACGGCAGCGGAGAAGCCCTTTGTGCTCTTCCTGCCCCGAGCCACGTTCGTGAACAGCGTGGGCCCCGAGAGCCCTCGGCTGCCGGACGGCAGCTCCG GCCTGTCCAGCTACACTCCGAAGCACTCCGTGGCCTTCAGCAAGTGGCAGGAGCGGGCGCTGGAGCGCGCGCCGAGCACGGAGGAGCCCCCGTCCAAGGAGGTCATGGTGAGCAG CTCACCCCTGCCGGTCAGAATGACCTCACGGACTTCCGAAGCGAGCCAGCCCTCTACTTCTGAGCCCTGCCCTACCAGGACAGCGAAGGCTGAGCCCCAGGTGCCCGGGAGCTGCACCCCTTCTGCCCCACCAGGCCTGCCCTCCCACATCCCGCTCTCCCTCCCTGGGGCCTCCCAAGTAGGCCGGTACTCGAGGTCTGAGCCTGGGGCACCCGGGACTCACTCGACCCCGGCTCGGGGGCACTgcctgtgggggaggggtggtgtccTGCTATACGCCATGCCCAGCGGCTGTCGGGTGCGTCTGGGGTGGGGGCTGACGGGACCCTGA
- the TMEM203 gene encoding transmembrane protein 203 has translation MLFSLRELVQWLGFATFEIFVHLLALLVFSVLLALRVDGLAPGLSWWNVFVPFFAADGLSTYFTTIVSVRLFQDGEKRLAVLRLFWVLTVLSLKFVFEMLLCQKLVEQTRELWFGLITSPVFILLQLLMIRACRVN, from the coding sequence ATGCTTTTCTCGCTCCGGGAGCTGGTGCAGTGGCTGGGCTTCGCTACCTTCGAGATCTTTGTGCACCTGTTGGCGCTGTTGGTGTTCTCCGTGCTGCTGGCCCTGCGTGTGGACGGCCTGGCTCCCGGCCTCTCCTGGTGGAACGTGTTCGTGCCCTTCTTCGCCGCTGACGGGCTCAGCACCTACTTCACCACTATCGTCTCCGTGCGCCTCTTCCAGGATGGAGAGAAGCGGCTGGCCGTGCTCCGCCTTTTCTGGGTCCTCACGGTTCTTAGCCTGAAGTTCGTCTTCGAGATGTTGTTGTGCCAGAAGCTGGTGGAGCAGACTCGGGAGCTCTGGTTCGGCCTGATCACGTCTCCGGTCTTCATTCTTCTGCAGCTGCTCATGATCCGTGCCTGCCGGGTCAACTAG
- the SSNA1 gene encoding microtubule nucleation factor SSNA1 has protein sequence MTQQGAALQNYNNELVKCIEELCQKREELCRQIQQEEEEKQRLQNEVRQLTEKLARVNENLARKIASRNEFDRTIAETEAAYLKILESSQTLLSVLKREAGNLTKAAAPEQRSSGGKDS, from the exons ATGACCCAGCAGGGCGCGGCGCTGCAGAACTACAACAACGAGCTGGTCAAAT GCATCGAGGAGCTGTGTCAGAAGCGGGAAGAGTTGTGCCGGCAGATccagcaggaagaggaggagaagcagcGGCTGCAGAATGAGGTGAGGCAGCTGACAGAGAAGCTGGCCCGAGTCAACGAGAACCTGGCTCGCAAGATAGCCTCTCGGAATGAGTTCGATCGGACCATCGCGGAGACGGAGGCTGCCTACCTCAAG ATCTTGGAGAGCTCGCAGACTCTGCTTAGTGTCCTGAAGAGGGAAGCGGGGAACCTGACCAAGGCCGCAGCCCCCGAGCAGAGGAGCAGCGGAGGCAAGGACAGCTGA